TCGTGCAGCGGTTCGCCCGGCACTTCGAGTTTGATGCCCTTGCCCTTGAGGTCGTCGACCATCATTCCGATGGCCCGTTCGATCGTGATGTCGTCGGAGCCGTCCATGTTCTTCTTGAGTTCGTCGTAGTCGGAGAACACCTCGGCCGACCAGTGCACGAGGAACCGGAGTTCGTCGGTGTGGTGGCGGGCGATCACGTCTTCGCCGTTCTTCAGCAGCCATTGGTCGCGGTCCGCCGGGTCGCCGGTGAACACGGTGTCGAACGCCAGCCCTGCCGGAACCTGCTGCTCAAGTGGGCCGTTGGCTTCCCCGCGGTGCATCATCATCTCGTTCTGCACCACGACGCCGCGGTTGTTGATCGGCGGCAGCACCCTGGCGGGCGGCTTGAGCGGACCGTCTGGCCAGTAGGTGAAACCCGAACCCTCGTCGAGGGAGAACCAGGTGATCACCTGGGCCATCTTGATCAGGTAGTCGGTGAACAGGCCGGACTTGCCCATCACGCTGCACAGCCAGGTGGGGGCGTTCTCGTGGCGGACGCCGCGGAAGCTCGGGGAGTCCAGGTGGCCGGGATCGCGGTTGGCGCACGGGCCGTTGATGTTGAACAGCATCATCTCCGGCTTGGCGTACTCGGCGTTCCAGTAACTCTTGGCCTGCTCGATGAAGCCGGCGTTGTAGAAGCAGTCATGCAGCTCGGGGTAGAGAACGGTGCCGTAGTTGGCCAGGTAACCGCGGAACGTGGGGGTGAGGAACAGATCCAGCGACGGGGTGAATCCTTCGGGGAAAGCGCCGCTCATGGTGGCCATCAGCTCGTCGGCGGAGGCGAAGTGCTGGGCGATGATCAGCTTCCACGGGCCCTGGGTGTGCACGACGTCGAGCAGTCTGCGCTTCTGGTCTTCGGTGTAGACGTCGGTGAGCTCTCGCGGCGGGGCCGCAGGACGCAGGATGTCGGACAGCGCGAGACGCTGCTCATCGGTCAGCATGGTGATCTCCTTCGATGGTGTGGTTGTCGATTGTGGACAGCGCTCAAGCCTGCGAGGGTGCAGCCGTCCGTTGATCGGGAGATTCGTTGCTCCCGAGCGGGTGGGCGAACTTGGCCTTGAGCAGGGCACCGACTTCAGCCATCGCCAGGCGGCCACGCGCAGTCGTATCCGAGCGCATCAGAAACCCGTGGTACATACCGGGATAGCGGGTGAGGGTGGTCTGCACGCCGGCATCGCGCAATCTGGCCGCGTAGCGCTCGCCCCAATCTCGGATCGGGTCGCACTCCCCGGTGACGACGATTGCCGGCGGGAGGCCGCTGAGGTCTGATGCGTACGCCGGAACTTGATAGGGATCTCGTGGCACGCCACCGCGGTCGACCAGGTCGTGCATATAGACGATGTCTTCATGGCGCAGCAACGGGGCGTTCGGCATGGAGGTGATGGACGCCGCTCCCATGTCGCGATCCAGACCTGGATACAGCAGCACCTGAGCACAAAGCTGCGGACCGCCGTGATCGCGAGCTGCCAAAGCCACTGCCGCAGCGAGGGATCCACCGGCGCTGTCGCCGACGACGGCCAGGCGGCCCGCATCTACTCCGACCTGGTCGGCATGACCGGCAATCCATTCGGTGGCCACATAGGCATCGTCGAACTGAGCAGGTGGAGGCGATTCCGGTGCCAATCGGTACTCGACGGCCACCACAGCGGCACCGCTGGCGTGCGCGAGTTCGCGGGCCAGCGGCTCGAATGAACGGTTGGAACCCATCACCAGACCACCGCCGTGCAGATACACCAGCACCGGCAACCGGGGTTCCGCGGTGGGCCGGTACAGGCGCAGCGGGATCGGACCGGCCGGGCCCCGTGCGGTCAGGTCTTCGATGCCCGCCATGGCCGGCATTTCGGGCAGAGGAGCGGATTCGAGGCCGGCCCGCACAGCCTGCAATCCGCGGGAACGCATGGGAGGCATCTCGCCGAATGAGGCGAAGCGGGCAGCTGCGTCGGGATCGAGTGGAGGATAGGTCATTTCAGCTCTGCGCGGGGTCGAAGCGGCGTTCGGTCCGTAGCCGGGGAGGCTCTTGATTGCTCAAGACGCGAGCCCGTTCTGCCATCGCCGAGCCGACGTAGTCGGGTTGGGTGAGCAGATAGAACCGCCCCTCGGCAGCTTGCTCGAAAACCACTTCGGCGGCGGCAAGCGGATCCATCGCCTCGGCTTTGATGTCGAGCATCGCGGCGCGTTGTCCCTCGGCGGCACCGGTGTCCCCGGAGTCCACTCCGCCGGCCGACTCGAAGATCTCGGAGACCACGGCCCCGGGCAGCACCGCCTGCACGTGCACATGGTGGTCATGGCCGGCGGTCTGCACCTCCAGATGCAGACACTCGGTCAGCGCCAGGACCGCGTGCTTGCTCATGATGTAGGGCGCCTGCAGCGGAACGACGGCGACTCCACCGATCGAGGACAGGTTCCAGACCCACGCCGGGGCGTCGGTCGCCATCATCTTGGGCACGAATGCCCGGATCCCGTGGAAGACGCCGCTGATGTTGATGTCGACGACGCGCTGCCAGTTGGACACCGGGGTGTCCCAGAGATAACCGAACTGCTCGACACCGGCGTTGTTCACCAGCAACCGAACCGGCCCGACGTCGCGGTAGACCTCCTCGGCCATCGCCTGCACCGCGTCGGCATCACGCACGTCACAGACCACGGCGA
The window above is part of the Mycolicibacterium fortuitum subsp. fortuitum genome. Proteins encoded here:
- a CDS encoding alpha/beta hydrolase, which translates into the protein MTYPPLDPDAAARFASFGEMPPMRSRGLQAVRAGLESAPLPEMPAMAGIEDLTARGPAGPIPLRLYRPTAEPRLPVLVYLHGGGLVMGSNRSFEPLARELAHASGAAVVAVEYRLAPESPPPAQFDDAYVATEWIAGHADQVGVDAGRLAVVGDSAGGSLAAAVALAARDHGGPQLCAQVLLYPGLDRDMGAASITSMPNAPLLRHEDIVYMHDLVDRGGVPRDPYQVPAYASDLSGLPPAIVVTGECDPIRDWGERYAARLRDAGVQTTLTRYPGMYHGFLMRSDTTARGRLAMAEVGALLKAKFAHPLGSNESPDQRTAAPSQA
- a CDS encoding SDR family oxidoreductase produces the protein MNARDVFGGGIAVITGAGAGIGAGLARHASRLGMTVVLADVNAAAVADLRDEIVAAGGSAVAVVCDVRDADAVQAMAEEVYRDVGPVRLLVNNAGVEQFGYLWDTPVSNWQRVVDINISGVFHGIRAFVPKMMATDAPAWVWNLSSIGGVAVVPLQAPYIMSKHAVLALTECLHLEVQTAGHDHHVHVQAVLPGAVVSEIFESAGGVDSGDTGAAEGQRAAMLDIKAEAMDPLAAAEVVFEQAAEGRFYLLTQPDYVGSAMAERARVLSNQEPPRLRTERRFDPAQS